In Paenibacillus ihbetae, the following are encoded in one genomic region:
- a CDS encoding prolipoprotein diacylglyceryl transferase yields the protein MEFPVYIYLGSWRIHPHVLFEALAYFIGFRVYLWTRRPSGMTKLMSLQILAGTIAGAAIGSKLLFWLEDPAATWEQLSQFHLLWGGKTIVGGLLGGLIGVELTKRWVGWKHSTGDDFVYPLILGMGLGRVGCFLTGLDDHTYGTATSWVTGVDFGDGVLRHPTQLYEIVFLIILALLLIPLYRQSRSHSPGEGYVSGRMFQWFMAGYLLFRLGIEWIKPTPHPYLGLNNIQLACIAGLIYYAWLIGGKSKLRRSIPESHLPS from the coding sequence ATGGAATTTCCCGTTTATATATACCTAGGTTCCTGGCGGATTCATCCGCATGTGCTGTTTGAAGCACTCGCCTACTTTATTGGCTTTCGCGTCTATTTGTGGACCCGGCGGCCCAGCGGCATGACCAAGCTGATGAGCCTGCAGATTTTGGCTGGAACGATCGCGGGCGCGGCCATAGGCTCCAAGCTGCTGTTTTGGCTGGAGGATCCGGCCGCCACTTGGGAGCAGCTGAGCCAGTTCCATTTGCTGTGGGGCGGGAAAACGATTGTGGGAGGTCTCTTAGGGGGCCTGATCGGGGTGGAGCTGACGAAGCGCTGGGTGGGCTGGAAGCATTCCACCGGGGATGATTTCGTATACCCGCTTATCCTGGGCATGGGGCTGGGCCGGGTCGGCTGCTTTCTGACCGGTCTCGACGACCATACGTACGGCACGGCGACGTCCTGGGTGACGGGCGTGGATTTCGGCGATGGCGTCCTTCGCCATCCGACTCAGCTGTACGAGATTGTTTTCCTGATCATCCTGGCACTGCTGCTCATCCCGCTGTACCGCCAGAGCCGCAGCCACTCCCCCGGTGAAGGTTATGTATCGGGCCGGATGTTCCAATGGTTCATGGCCGGGTACCTGCTGTTCCGTTTAGGGATCGAATGGATCAAGCCGACGCCGCACCCCTACCTGGGGCTGAACAATATCCAGCTGGCCTGCATTGCCGGCCTGATTTACTACGCCTGGCTCATCGGCGGCAAGAGCAAGCTTCGCCGGTCGATCCCGGAGTCCCATCTTCCAAGCTGA
- a CDS encoding B-box zinc finger protein — protein sequence MDVYRCMNHPEAPAIGQCRRCGKPICNDCYNLDNGCCRYRCGEIGYAPHTPHRPKSAFWSVIVSLLAILGGLAVLLLAICGAMLFSY from the coding sequence ATGGACGTTTACCGCTGCATGAACCATCCGGAAGCGCCGGCCATCGGTCAATGCAGGCGCTGCGGGAAACCGATATGTAACGATTGCTATAACCTGGACAACGGCTGCTGCCGCTACCGCTGCGGCGAAATCGGCTACGCTCCGCATACGCCGCACCGGCCCAAGAGCGCGTTTTGGAGCGTCATTGTGTCCCTGCTTGCCATTCTCGGCGGATTGGCGGTGCTGCTGCTCGCGATTTGCGGCGCCATGCTGTTTTCCTATTAG
- a CDS encoding metalloregulator ArsR/SmtB family transcription factor has product MQLDKVVNYHKALADPTRIKILILLAEGELNGQVLAEKIGVTPATITHHAAKLREASLIKERRDKNTIYFSLNHYFIKNSASATENLIYQRVSPERTAERNLDADQQLRESVIKNFFTQDGRLKSIPAQLKKKLIVLTHIVSMLENGRKYSEKEINEFISGFHEDFATIRREFIMHHFMYRDNGAYELNPREMWARWEDLK; this is encoded by the coding sequence ATGCAACTGGACAAGGTGGTCAATTATCATAAAGCGCTTGCGGATCCAACGCGTATTAAAATTCTCATCCTGCTCGCCGAAGGGGAATTGAACGGTCAGGTCCTGGCGGAGAAGATCGGCGTTACGCCGGCAACGATTACGCATCATGCCGCCAAGCTGCGGGAAGCGAGCCTCATTAAAGAGCGCCGGGACAAGAATACGATTTATTTTTCACTCAATCATTATTTCATTAAGAACAGCGCGTCGGCAACGGAGAATCTGATCTATCAGCGCGTGAGCCCGGAGCGCACAGCCGAACGCAACCTGGATGCGGATCAGCAGCTGCGGGAATCGGTGATTAAGAACTTCTTCACGCAAGACGGGAGGCTGAAGAGCATTCCGGCCCAGCTGAAGAAGAAGCTTATCGTGCTGACGCATATCGTATCCATGCTGGAAAATGGACGAAAGTACAGCGAGAAGGAGATCAACGAGTTCATTTCCGGATTCCATGAGGACTTTGCGACGATCCGCCGGGAATTCATCATGCACCACTTCATGTACCGGGACAATGGCGCGTACGAGCTGAACCCGAGGGAGATGTGGGCCCGGTGGGAGGACTTAAAGTGA